The proteins below come from a single Fusarium verticillioides 7600 chromosome 3, whole genome shotgun sequence genomic window:
- a CDS encoding hydroxyacylglutathione hydrolase, which yields MMLEPRCLAWMTKTHVSFDLVLLQRIRLQPTGLDIYRDLLMYRIATSRPFLRQKIGFLSSALVATRAMHIQSIPMWEGSSNNYAYLVVDDKSKDAVIVDPANPPEVAPILKEAIKAGKINLTAIVNTHQLISLLPLGSCRRQQEADIIGGKDCDGVTKTPGHGETFNLGDITFKGVHTPCHTQDSICFFVEDGKDKAVFTGDTLFIGGCGRFFEGNAEEMHEALNKRLAALPDDTVVYPGHEYTKANVKFAASVSQRDAVQKLHSFAENNKVTTGKFTIGDEKEHNVFMRVEDPEIQKQTGETEPVAVMAKLREMKNNFK from the exons ATGATGCTGGAGCCACGATGCCTTGCTTGGATGACAAAGACTCACGTCTCATTCGATCTTGTTCTGTTACAGCGCATCCGCCTTCAACCGACCGGCCTTGACATTTACAGAGACCTACTTATGTATAGAATCGCTACAAGTCGGCCATTTCTCAGACAGAAAATTGGATTTCTATCTAGTGCT CTTGTTGCTACCCGCGCCATGCATATCCAGTCAATTCCCATGT GGGAGGGAAGCTCCAACAACTACGCTTACCTGGTAGTTGACGATAAGTCCAAGGACGCCGTCATCGTTGATCCCGCAAACCCTCCCGA GGTTGCGCCTATCCTAaaggaggctatcaaggcGGGGAAGATCAACTTGACAGCCATTGTCAACACCCATCA ACTGATCTCCTTGCTGCCATTGGGATCATGCAGGAggcaacaagaagctg ACATAATTGGCGGCAAAGACTGCGATGGTGTTACGAAGACACCAGGTCACGGCGAGACCTTCAATCTCGGCGATATCACCTTCAAGGGTGTGCATACACCTTGCCACACTCAGGACagcatctgcttctttgtgGAAGACGGAAAGGACAAAGCTGTCTTCACGGGTGATACCCTTTTCATTGGCG GATGTGGAAGATTCTTCGAGGGCAATGCGGAGGAGATGCACGAGGCTTTGAACAAGCGTCTTGCGGCGTTGCCTGATGACACTGTGGTTTAT CCGGGACATGAGTATACCAAGGCCAATGTCAAGTTTGCCGCATCTGTTTCTCAGCGCGATGCTGTCCAGAAGCTCCACTCCTTCGCCGAGAACAATAAGGTCACCACTGGCAAGTTTACCATCGGAGACGAAAAG GAACACAACGTCTTTATGAGGGTCGAG GATCCCGAGATTCAGAAGCAGACAGGCGAGACGGAGCCTGTGGCAGTTATGGCCAAGTTACGCGAAATGAAGAACAACTTCAAGTGA